A genomic segment from Drosophila willistoni isolate 14030-0811.24 chromosome 2L unlocalized genomic scaffold, UCI_dwil_1.1 Seg168, whole genome shotgun sequence encodes:
- the LOC6652277 gene encoding uncharacterized protein LOC6652277 — protein sequence MNSSLKNDQHLTEDETLDQGFNLYDMQKKVKRDVLLKYYESYDEVVPLEVLKSGGSLEPSNGHQEQTPILKIPDDCLLKILEFFPFKDKLNFLKFCSLFRDVYQWQVGTSYKSIDFEMIHSLTESDMRFFFLTFGRRVQSFESKKTKSPVNCELFYEYFKANCVNLKSLVIWHSEIIQSNMSEMITNTSKLENLDLRHCNLSDDTLVDLKSKKNLKSLSLAVNEKLSGSSLMKLPASIQSLNLQSCYEILSNNSNTEAWKALSNLKVLNIKCIRNVYPDIYNHLTSIESLTFSLYENVPYKTIAKLPNLKHIEIAGVNTTILEKLLDQLVKYKSQQLEHLHICNGDGMNNQMLMKIVKLSELQKFFIFNAEALKYNILTKFTTLKKLEHFTLCHCQHVTNAAMMRLVLGCPKLRVLDLQLCFNVSEKLVLSVIHSVARLVMYKKNNREFPIHIYGDFFTEESIRSHRNLATSNIIQICHSERKNDEDLTMYIDFDE from the exons ATGAATTCAt CTCTCAAAAATGACCAGCACCTCACTGAGGATGAAACTCTAGACCAAGGTTTCAATTTGTACGACATGCAAAAAAAG GTAAAGAGGGATGTGTTGCTTAAATATTACGAGAGTTATGACGAGGTTGTACCTCTAGAAGTTTTAAAAAGTGGCGGATCTTTAGAGCCCTCAAATGGTCATCAAGAACAGACCCCTATATTGAAGATTCCCGACGATTGTTTACTCAAAATTCTAGAGTTTTTTCCGTTCAAAGATAAATTGAACTTTTTAAAGTTTTGCTCTCTTTTTAGAGATGTATACCAATGGCAAGTGGGAACTTCTTACAAGTCTATCGATTTCGAAATGATTCATTCCTTAACAGAATCGGatatgcgttttttttttctcacatTTGGACGGCGTGTTCAGAGTtttgaaagcaaaaaaacgAAGTCGCCAGTAAATTGTGAATTGTTCTATGAATACTTTAAAGCGAACTGCGTAAATTTAAAGTCCTTGGTGATATGGCACAGTGAAATAATTCAAAGTAACATGTCCGAAATGATTACCAATACTAGTAAGTTGGAAAATCTGGACTTACGCCATTGCAATCTGTCTGATGACACCTTGGTGgatttaaaaagtaaaaagaatCTAAAAAGTCTCAGTCTTGCTGTAAATGAGAAACTCAGTGGATCATCTCTAATGAAGCTTCCAGCCTCCATTCAATCCCTGAACCTCCAAAGCTGTTATGAAATACTCTCAAATAATTCGAACACGGAGGCCTGGAAGgctttatcaaatttgaagGTCCTCAACATCAAGTGTATTCGAAACGTATATCCCGATATTTATAATCATCTAACTTCAATAGAATCCCTGACCTTTAGCTTATATGAGAATGTCCCATATAAAACGATTGCCAAGCTGCCCAATCTCAAGCATATTGAGATTGCAGGTGTAAACACGACTATTTTGGAAAAACTGCTTGATCAGCTCGTCAAATATAAATCACAGCAGCTGGAACATTTACACATTTGCAATGGCGATGGTATGAATAACCAAATGCTCATGAAAATCGTAAAGCTCAGCGAATTGCAGAAATTTTTTATCTTCAATGCAGAAGCCCTTAAGTATAATATATTAACTAAGTTTACTACGCTAAAAAAACTGGAGCACTTTACTCTATGCCATTGCCAACACGTAACTAACGCTGCCATGATGCGCTTGGTGCTTGGCTGCCCAAAACTGCGAGTGTTGGATCTGCAGCTTTGCTTCAACGTATCGGAAAAACTAGTCCTTTCCGTTATCCACAGTGTGGCCCGTCTAGTTATGTACAAGAAGAACAACCGTGAATTCCCCATCCATATTTATGGGGACTTCTTCACCGAAGAATCAATCAGGAGTCACCGTAACTTGGCTACCTCCAATATAATTCAGATTTGCCatagtgaaagaaaaaatgatGAAGATTTGACAATGTATATTGATTTTGATGAATAA
- the LOC6652276 gene encoding phosphoglucomutase-2 → MPAALSASGSKRNDSPVDLIKSLELSGEADLDAEIKNWILWDRNEATLQQVVDAVNDKDWEALRVRLGTRIPFGPAGLRGGMRAGFDSINDLVIIQTMQGLAHYLIETHPSVQRRETQGVVIGYDGRYNSKRFAQLAASVLLNSNFRVYFFNRMIPTPFISFSVINLNCLAGIVITASQNPKEDNGCKIYWANGAQVTTPIDKNIHDAILKNLEPKPSSWDLSILDESPLLDDPYRLVYPKYYEALKKLLPPVFLETNECSQLRFVYTPLHGVCYSFMREAFYQARLKPLIAVAEQKDPDPEFPTVANPNLEEGKDTLALAIKKAEDEHCTIVLANDPDADRLAVAELDPKGRWKIFNGNEIGALLGWWAVESYRTRTPKPDISNCVTISSTISSRILSAIARAEGFIHVETLPGFKWMANKALELQGLGKTVLLAFEESFGYMFGMNHADTDGIIAATQLATMACYLRSTRNMTLIEKLREVYDRYGYHASISSHIICPDADLSLQIFERLRSFDDDQPGTYPRCILDGEFDVMHVRDLTTGVDTSYADRKARLPVNPNIQNITFTFTNGFIISLRCSGTESKMKYYAEICGLPEDKEWDEMNDKLYRMTAAAIEEFYQPSFHGLESGRTDA, encoded by the exons ATGCCTGCAGCATTGTCGGCCAGTGGCTCCAAACGCAATGACTCCCCCGTGGATCTGATAAAGTCTTTAGAGTTGTCCGGGGAAGCAGATCTCGATGCTGAGATCAAGAACTGGATACTTTGGGATCGCAACGAGGCCACATTGCAGCAGGTGGTCGATGCAGTCAATGACAAGGATTGGGAGGCTCTGCGAGTGCGCCTCGGCACTCGCATTCCATTCGGCCCGGCCGGTCTGAGAGGCGGGATGCGAGCTGGCTTTGATTCCATCAACGACCTGGTTATCATACAAACAATGCAGGGTTTAGCTCATTACCTGATAGAAACCCATCCAAGTGTCCAACGGAGAGAGACCCAAGGAGTGGTTATAGGCTACGACGGACGCTACAATAGCAAGCGGTTCGCCCAACTGGCGGCCTCAGTCCTTCTCAATAGTAACTTTCGCGTCTATTTCTTCAATCGCATGATTCCAACTCCATTTATTTCGTTCTCCGTTATAAATTTGAACTGCCTGGCTGGCATTGTAATCACTGCATCGCAGAATCCCAAAGAGGACAACGGATGTAAGATCTACTGGGCGAATGGGGCTCAGGTCACAACGCCCATTGACAAGAATATCCATGATGCCATACTTAAGAATCTCGAGCCAAAACCCTCTTCTTGGGACCTTTCGATTTTGGACGAGAGCCCTCTTCTGGATGATCCCTATCGCTTAGTCTATCCAAAGTACTACGAGGCCTTGAAGAAACTTCTGCCACCTGTCTTTTTGGAGACCAACGAGTGCAGTCAGTTGCGTTTTGTCTATACACCATTGCATGGTGTTTGTTATTCGTTTATGAGAGAGGCATTTTATCAGGCCAGGTTGAAGCCCCTGATTGCAGTGGCTGAGCAGAAAGATCCAGACCCCGAATTTCCAACGGTTGCCAATCCTAATCTAGAAG AGGGCAAGGACACTTTGGCCTTGGCCATTAAGAAAGCCGAGGACGAGCATTGTACAATTGTTTTGGCCAACGATCCGGATGCCGATCGCCTGGCGGTGGCCGAACTGGATCCCAAGGGCCGCTGGAAAATCTTTAATGGAAATGAAATTGGAGCCCTACTTGGCTGGTGGGCAGTTGAGAGCTATCGCACAAGAACACCCAAGCCGGACATATCCAATTGTGTTACCATTTCCAGCACGATCAGTTCACGAATTCTATCGGCTATCGCTCGAGCAGAGGGTTTCATTCATGTGGAGACATTGCCAGGCTTCAAGTGGATGGCCAACAAGGCTCTGGAGCTGCAGGGCCTTGGCAAAACGGTGCTCTTGGCATTCGAGGAGTCATTCGGTTACATGTTTGGCATGAACCATGCCGACACAGATGGCATAATTGCAGCCACTCAATTAGCCACCATGGCATGCTATTTGCGCAGCACTCGCAACATGACACTGATTGAGAAATTGAGGGAGGTCTACGATCGTTATGGCTACCATGCGTCCATCAGTTCACATATCATTTGTCCCGATGCGGATCTATCATTGCAAATCTTTGAACGATTGCGCAGCTTTGACGATGATCAGCCAGGAACTTATCCACGATGCATTCTGGATGGCGAATTCGACGTGATGCATGTAAGGGATCTGACAACGGGTGTGGACACTTCATATGCTGACCGCAAAGCTCGTCTACCTGTTAATCCcaacattcaaaatataaCATTCACCTTTACCAATGGATTTATCATCTCATTGCGATGCAGTGGAACTGAATCCAAGATGAAGTATTATGCCGAGATATGCGGTCTACCCGAGGATAAGGAATGGGATGAGATGAATGATAAATTGTACCGCATGACTGCTGCTGCTATAGAGGAATTCTATCAGCCCAGTTTCCATGGTCTTGAGTCGGGTCGGACAGATGCTTAA
- the LOC111519596 gene encoding myosin-2 heavy chain-like, which translates to MSSDKMNTKPGDEMDHAILNLMFSSLDGSSEESASETNSVIEGFDFLNTPCEGKCWQKVKSILTQAANAIRMKDRQIDNLILLALNKYPDFKNFHEQPSLKPTKVDAEKNILDFVSKYQDHQKKVNKENENEMSIQHEKEELEVQSTQQAKSIDEQLNALLEESNEKVKSLEMQKQEVENQLAEMQQKQLSEKEQMSAKDILIMDYKKKIMELEDKVKTNDNAVKKHEKEKVQTQLATIIIDSFKYSINLKIENNLAGPGWLVVYCKVLNEPSKTVFVEPRIVFELLKTQRHELYIHGVYANGKFHYAHWDEFSLSWDK; encoded by the exons ATGTCTTCTGATAAAATGAACACCAAACCAGGAG ATGAAATGGATCATGCAATACTTAATCTGATGTTTTCGAGTCTGGATGGTTCTTCGGAAGAGTCTGCTTCTGAAACGAATTCG GTCATTGAAGGATTTGATTTTTTGAATACTCCGTGCGAAGGGAAATGCTGGCAGAAAGTGAAATCCATATTAACACAAGCAGCTAATGCAATAAGAATGAAAGATCGACAAATAGATAATCTTATACTTTTGgctttaaataaatatccggattttaaaaactttcatGAACAGCCCAGTCTGAAACCAACTAAAGTTGATGCTGAAAAAAACATCTTGGACTTTGTATCAAAATACCAAGATCATCAAAAAAAGGTTAACAAGGAgaatgaaaacgaaatgagTATTCAACATGAAAAAGAAGAACTAGAAGTTCAATCGACACAGCAAGCTAAATCTATAGACGAGCAACTTAATGCTCTTTTAGAGGAGTCCAATGAAAAAGTAAAAAGCCTTGAAATGCAAAAGCAGGAAGTGGAAAATCAGTTGGCAGAAATGCAGCAAAAACAACTATCCGAAAAAGAACAAATGAGTGCGAAGGACATTTTGATAATGGactacaagaaaaaaataatggAATTGGAAGACAAAGTAAAAACTAATGACAATGCAGTTAAAAAACACGAGAAAGAAAAAGTACAAACACAGTTAGCTACCATTATCATTGACTCTTTTAAATACAGCATTAATCTAAAGATAGAAAATAATTTAGCTGGTCCTGGTTGGTTAGTTGTCTATTGCAAAGTGTTGAACGAACCGTCCAAAACTGTATTTGTTGAACCAAGGATTGTGTTTGAACTTTTGAAAACGCAGCGACATGAATTGTACATTCACGGGGTTTACGCAAATGGAAAGTTTCATTATGCTCACTGGGATGAGTTCTCGCTCTCTTGGGACAAGTAA